CTCTTTTGATGCTTTGATCAAAATTCAGCTTCAAGAAGCTGAGCATTTAATTTCAAGTTCTGTACTGTACAGGGATATCCATGGTAATAAGGGGCGAATAGGTGAGATTCCCATTAAAgtctggtgtttttttgttttgttgctgtccTTTATACACATTGATTAAGCTGAATGCCTCTGGCTACCTGTACCAATGGAAAGAAATATCTgttcatttctcattttcagatttcatgtAGAAAATGAGTAAATTTGAGCCAGAATTTCTCCCTCCCCAACAGCCTATTTAACATGCTCTTTGGGGCATAGTGCAGAAAAGGTGGAATTTGACTTCGTAGCATGGGATGGTTTAATGTTCAATCCTGTAGAAAAGTTACATGTTGTGAAATCGTGGTGTTCTATGGGACATCCCTTTTTCCTAGATGAGGCATGAGAGAATGCTTGATCAGTGTGAGTCACATTATTTAACTTAGAATTCAGGTGCCGTCATATATAAACCTGAACCTGAACTGagtaacagcccaccacacccaaGAACAAAACAATCAGATCTGCTTGTGTTTTTGCTAAAACTGTGTAGGAAATTCTTGCATTATTTCCATATGTTGATAAGAGACTGTTTCTGAATCGGAACTGATTTTCATATGTACCTGTTTTAACTTTCAAATAACAATGCATATCATAAGTGGCTCAGCAGTACACAGATTACTAGCAAAACCACAGTAGTTTTTAGAGTTGTACATGTAGCCACAGAAATGCTTGCCTGGTACACTTAAGTAGCTTGTCAATAAAGTCTGAGGTCTCTACATGACTGAGTTTTTTCTGTATATATCCCCTGTAATGCTTAGTTTCTCTCCCGTGTTCCTTTGACCGTATACCTGTCTGCCCTTagtgaaggaggaggaatgaTGGCAGGTGAGATGTAAGATGAGACAAAGCTGCATGTGAAGTTCACAATGGGATTGTCACAACACACCCAGCACAGTTCCTTTCTGTCCTCTGAACCCAGTACCTCAGCGGTATTGGGGACTGTATAAGTTCAGCTGTTGGCACTAGTGTTTCCATTTTGTCTTTTGCCTTAGGCCCAAACTCTGACAGTGTGGAGACAAGCGGACAAACATCAGATACCACGAATTTGCTTTTTGAACAAGATGGACAAAACCAGGGCAAGGTATTTTGTTATTGTAATCATTAATAAAAACTTTGTAACGGAATGTATCTAATAAGTTTTGCTGTTGAGTGTAGACAAGCCAGTTATGTTAATACTTATTATATACATCTTTGATTATGcatatgtgtatttttgtgtAATTGTAGGAGTAATTTTTGCAGTAAATAAGGAATGGTAAACCTATTATGCCATTAAGTTTTTGTAACTTAGTATCTGTTTTTTGTATATAGTTTTACATATGCTGTTGAAAGTATCGAACAAAAGTTGAAGACGAAACCTTTGCTTTTACAGGTAAGCctagaaattaaatgtttatttgctttcttttgaatgGAATTCCTTTCGTCATTTTTTGGAGCTATCTAAAATCAGCACTCTATTTGCAGTTGCCCATTGGGGAAGCCAAGACCTTCAGAGGACTGGTTGATGTTGTGACTAAGGAACAAATAGTTTGGAAATCTACTTCTGATTTGGATGATGGAAAAAATTTTGAGCGAAAGTTGCTGCTGAAGGCTGATGATCCCAACCTATTCCAAGAAGTCCATGATGCCAGAAATACCTTAATAGAACAAGTAAAGTTCTAAagtaaatatataatatatttaacACTGTTTTTTAGAACTGTAAAAAGGGGACCtctgaaagggacctctggaggtgtCTGGTGCAGTgacctgctcaaagcagagctgaCTTCAGCAttaggtcaggttgctcaggcCTTGTTCCCTTGAGTTTTCAAGTCTTTAAGGTTGATGGTTACAATCTGTCtaggcagcctgtcccagtgtttGATTATCTTTGTAGCGAAACATACTTCTTTTTGTTCAAAGGGAATTTACCGGGTTGCAACCTGCAGCAGTGGTACTTTGTCTTTCCTTGTGTACCTCTGAGAAGAATCTGGCACTCTCTGTTGTCCCTGAGGCAggcccaccaccaccccattTCAAGTAGTAAGAGATGGATTTACATCCTGCCATAGCCTGTCTGAGTTACAGGCCTGTCTCTCTGGCCCTCCAGCTGCACTCCAGCCATCTCAGTGGTTTTCAGTTGGACTTCCTGCACTTTGTcagtctctcttgtactggggagcgTAGAAGCAGTGTTTTAGATGCAGCTTCACAAGTGCAGAGTAGAGGGTACTAACCACTTGCCCCAGTCCACTGGCTCTGCCAGcggtcctcaaactacggcccgcaggccagatacggccccccagggtcctcagtctggcccccggtatttacagaccccccctgcccccccccactccgctgggggttgggggggggggaaaccaagcagccgcctgtttaaaaagtttgaggctCCCTGGCCTATACTGTTCCTGGTGCAGCCCAGTGTGCAGTTAGCCTTCGTCACTGGAAGGGGATGCTGCTGACTCAAGCTCACTTGTCCGGCAAGACCCTCTGGCtgacttctgcagagctgtttgctAGCCAGTTGATCCCCACTCTGTATCAGCACATGGATTTGTTCTGTCCTAGGTGTGAGATTATGCATTTGTCCTTATCAAActcatttcagattttcttcgCTTCCTTTCCATCTGTCAGATACTTAATGCACCTTGTAAATGCTAATATGTGGTGGCAAAATATGCTGAATATAGAGAATTGGACTCCCTGGCTGTACAATACATgtgtaaaatggaaaatactcCCTGCTTTATAAATAGGGAACTGACGAAAGCTAAATTTCACAGTCAGTTGGCTAACTTGGCATCTTGTACTGTTTTAGATGTCAAAAGATATGTGGGGCACTCACACAAGGCCTGGTAGATGTGACTCAGAACCTGCAGGATATCCATACCTTTCTGGAGTGGCAGCTGGAAGCGGGATGGGGTGTTGCAGGCTGGTCAAAGTGGCACTAAATACTGTGTGAGAGGCAGCTGAATCACACCATAAATCTTGTTCCAGATCCATCCAAAAAGTCCATGGGAGAGATGAGGAAAGAACGGTATAAATACTTGTTTAGCATATATTGTCCTACTGAAACTAGGAAAGATGACAGAAACTTGACCTACTTGCTACCAGGTTTTGCGCAGCTGACAGTTTAGAAGGGGTGAAGAATGGAAGGATTAAtggaagtaaaataataatttgccTGTTGAATGTACAGATGTACATTCAAAGGTACAGAACATTTGAAATAGTTTGTCCagagtgtttttcttctcccttcacTGGCATTTTAAGGTCCCACATTATTTTGTGTAATTGACATGATGATACTGGAAGATTTGGTTATACTTGAGAGACTAAGCAAGTCCTCTCTCCAAGTAAAAAGTTTTCCTTATTACATTCAGTTTGCTTATATACAGCTTAAAAGTGTTGTAGTGATTACATTTGAATGCATGATTTTATAAGCAAAAACGTGGGAGGTTAACAACTGTGTCTATCTCAGATATCAATCCATTTTGCTGAAAGGGCTGCCCTCCATACAACTTCGAATAACACTATGATTCCTTTAAAATATCAGAATCAGATATCCATTTTATATTGCTCTGAGTTCAAGTAAAACCCATAAACaatgttttttcaaaatttcctgGTTTTAAGAGGCTGAGTAGTAACACTCCCATTTATCTTCAGAAATGTATTGTCAGACAGAAGGGTTtgtaagaacaatgttggtttttttttctttggtttctggTCCTTTTCTGAAGCAGGAAGAGGTGGACCAGTAGTGTGATAATTGAAATAACCTTGTGtttgtgaagtattttcttaTATGCTTTCTAGACTATGGACACTTCTTATCAGAAACACTGTAAAATTTAGTAGTTCGAATACTGGCCATCTTGAACACTTTGCTTTCacttaaataaatgaaagctgTCCTTTCTCATGTTGTAACTATCAGCTTGATTAGACTTCTAATTGTTTTATCAGCAATTCATTTCGGCATGTCGTCGGTTGTTGTAGCCACTAGAGGGGCAAAATGCCTTGCTGCACGTAGGGTGTCCCGAGTCTGTGACAGTGCAAGAGTGTATATGAAACGAGGTTTAAAGAATAGTTATTTGTCAAGCTAAGTGGTACAGCTCGAAAACCAGATCAGCTCTTGGACCTACAAGCCTTTGACGTGAAGAAGGTCAAAATGCCCTGAAGGCTTGTCTGGTTTTTCCAGCTCTATATTTGTTGTTTCATAAAGATTACTTGCTGCATACTTTAGACTTCGCCTTGTTTGCACATCTGAAATACACTCAGTTATACCCTTCATGGCTGTCACTGTATGACTGCAGGTTTTTTCAGTCTCGAGGAGAAGTACAAGCTCTCCCACTGATGTTTTACCTGACAGCAGCTTTATAAGTTGATTTGTTTCCTGCCCCTGTCCCCCATCCTTCCTTGAAACCTTCATTTCCATAATTTTCCATGGTATGGGTTTATGATCTGATGTCTTTAAAGGCTTTGTTCCTGCTCTGTTTAGCTATATATCCTAAATAATTAAGATTTGTGACTTGTCTGTGAAACTGCCATATGCCAAATAATAAAGAACTATTCTGTTGAAGGTTGCAGATCTGGATGATGAATTTGCTGAACTGGTTCTAGGAGAATATAGTGAAAATTTAGACTTAATACCAGCTGacaaggtattttttaaatttcattatttataaacAAGTTCTTGCAAGTTCTTATTCTCAgggctgcatttttcttccttttggcaCATGCAGATGATGATTTTGCggatgtgtatttttttattttaaaaaaatcacactagCTTTTGTAGTGAATTTACAGTACTGTGAATTTAGGACAAAGTATATTCAAGCTTTAGTATGAATTTTATGTGATAATGGGCTAACTATGATTCTCAGACATGCTAGGCATGAGTAAAAGTAGGGTACCTTTGTTCAGGAAGGtggttggtggtttgttgttttttgttttgttgtttgggggttttttaagttAGGCTGCTGCAGAAGAGTTTATGGAAAGGTGAATGAAATTTCCAGATAGACTTAGTGCAGTTTGTGTACAAGCTGCTGATTCTTCTTAACAGAAGTAGCATCTCAACTGCTATGAATTGGTTGGATCTTCAGGCACTGCATGTTGAAAATGGGGAGATACAACATTCTGAATTAAAAGGACTGtcagaaaaacaagaacaggTGCAGATCTGCATGAAATGTTTAGAAATCTTAAAAGCAGTGATTTAGCATCTAAACATTTGGATTTATGGTTTGGAGCTCatgaaaagcagtgaaagcagTTTGAATGAGTGAAGTTACAGTTGTAAATGTACTTTTTAACTTTTGGGGATTTGTTAGCAATATCTGATCGCTGCAATGCAATTTAAGGCCAAATTGTAGTTCACATGTTAACAGAAGATAATTCCTTTTTGCAGTTACAGTCTGCTATCCGCAGAGTCACGCTAGCTCAGAAAGCAGTACCTGTACTCTGTGGTAGTGCACTGAAGAACAAAGGAGTGCAGCCATTACTGGATGCTGTTACTATGTACTTGCCTGCACCTAATGAGCGTTCATATGACTTTCTGTAAGtacagggagaaaaggagggtcAGGAAAAATAAGTTGGAAAgcataaaaggagaaaatgaaaaatattaacaaagcATTCACATCTTTAAAGATGTTTACTGGTTTTAGGTATTAAATACCAATAGAGATGTGTGAACATGAAAATACACTTGGACTACTGAACCTGCTTTGGTCAGTGCTACTGGAATTGTATGCATTTATCTCCAGTTGTCGAAGTTGCATATTAGTTTtctaaaatctatttttaatctGAGGATATTGCCATTTTACAAAATTGGGGTTTAGGGATCATCTTTAGTATTGGACGAGTCACATGATATCTTATATGTCCTACTGGAGCTGAAACTGGTTAGGTTAATATTTTTTagtatgaattattttaaaaaatctgtctCTATTAATATTACAATAACAAACATATCACTTCTTAAATGAGCGGAAATTTAGGTAAATGTAAGTTTGAGTGGACTAATCATACAAGAATGCTTTTTgttgtactttttattttgcagacagTGGTACAAGGATGACCTGTGTGCCCTAGCGTTTAAAGTTCTCCATGATAAATGCCGTGGACCACTAGTTTTCATTCGGATTTACTCAGGTTCACTAAAACCTCAGTCAGCTGTATATAACATTAACAAAAATTGCACGTGAGTAAGTTAGGGGTGTGGTTTAGTGTAGCATTGGAATGTCTGTTAAAGTCCCGATTAATacaagaatttctttttcagggaGAGAATGagccggctgctgctgccttttgctgATCAGCAGGTTGAAATACCATCACTAATGCCTGGCAACATTGCCCTTGCTGTTGGGTTAAAACAGGTAATGCAAAATACTAATTCTgtaagaatcatagaatcatttaggttggaaaagacctttaaggtcatcaagtccaactgtttacccagggctgccaagttctccactaaaccatgtccctaagcaccacatctacatgtctttgaaatacctccagggatggtgactcagccactttcctgggcagcctgttccaatgcttgacaacccctTCGGTGAAGAACTTTTTgctaatatccaatctaaacctcccctggtgcaacttgaaaGGGAGCTTGTTCAACTAGTGTGTTTGCTACTTCTATGGTATTGTATCTCAGATGTGGTTTTGATTATtgtaatatatatgtaaacTTGCTTTATTTGAAGTACATGTACGTGTACTTCCCTCTAAAATGAGGTACTACAATGTACAAATGTCAGTAATTGATGTGGGAGATGTAGTGCTGATTATGtggaaagaactgaaaactgaaggTGTATTTCAGTAGGGTTCTGAGCTTCTATCAATATTGTAACACTTAAAATACAATGCAGTGGCATGGAGACACCTCCTGTGGGAAAGGACAGTGATATTCCAAATAAGTTACCTGAAAGCAACAGTTTAATTCAGTTCAAATAAGTTCATTTCATGCTTGCTTCTTTTAGTTTACTCCTTCGGTGTTTTATTGTGTGAGCAGGCTGCATAATCTCATTTGCATagattttctaaaatgtaaacAACTTTGGCATGCATAAACATAAATTTTCATTTACCAATACCGTTCTTTGTGGCTTTATATCTTGACTGGTAAGTTAagatttaaaatgcagtgaacTGGacaaagaaatgttattttaaatctgagcgcaggttttcctcttttcaggtaATTTTAGTTATTTGAAGAGAGAAGTTACAGTAGGtggcttttttacttttttaataaatattttaattattattatttattttatttatatatttacatgtattagtatatttattttttatataattatttatttataactaAGGAGTTTAGCACAAGTGGTTTTGAGGAAGAGAAATGGCCAGGGTTTGTGGTTCTGGGTTTTTCTatttggtttggggatttttcttccatatacCATCCTCTCTTCTGTGTCTCCTGGGTCACTGGGTGTTGATCTATAGAGTGCCACTGGAGATACCATAGTGTCGTCAAaggcttcagcagcagctgcagcacgcCAAGCTGGAAGGGATGCTGGGGGAGAGAAGAGGTCTAGCAGTGACATAGAGAGCCTTCTGCTGGCAGGTGTTGAGATCCCTGACCCAGTCTTCTTCTGCACAATTGAACCTCCTTCAGTGGCCAAACAACAAGGTACAACGTAACTACTGAAGAATATGATTAACATATTTGCAAAAGAGGTATTCAAGCATTACCATGTTCTCATGTGTAAGGAACAATGCTTGTCCCCAATCCATACACACCTGGTTGACATGAGTGACTTGCACAAATCTTATCAATCAGTGATCTACTAAGGGCCTTTTTGGCGTTTTGCAAAGAAGATACATTTTAGGTTGTGGTTGTCAATATTATTTGCTATTACTATGTCAAGCAGTACTAGTACTAGaactttttctaatttttgaaTCTAAAAAAGTAGTAGTTCCTCATTTTTAGAGAAGAGATGGAGGCACTTCCGTTTCCTCCTGTCATGCCTAGTTTTGTTGCAGACTCGCTGGTGTGCTGTACATAGTGTTCCGAGTGCAAATAACCTTGAaatgtggttttgggtttggtttttttttcagttggcaCTCACAGTTTTACTTTATGGTGTAGAAGTCTTCACTTCCCAAGACTTCTGTGTGTCTGGTTATGGTTCACCTGTGCAGCGTGACTTGTAATCTTACTGCCTTTCCCAAGAATCTGTACCAGAGAACTTGGTTATTTGACTCTTTTTGGAAATACATACTTCAAACTCTCTATCATCATTCCAACAAAACTGAGCTTGGTTGAGTGTGAAGAGGAGGAGTGATAAGTACCAGTGTAGATGATGGAATGGAACAAGGTAGAATGCGGATTTGGAGCAACATGTCTGCAGGCTGAGGCACTGGGTTATAAGGTGTTCCTGTTCTGGGGGAATCTGGATGTTTAGTTTTGGGGGGGTGGGCGTGGTGTCTGGGTGGTTTTTTCGCCGAAGAGTGTAAGATAAATGCAGCCTCAGCTGTGAGTTTATCATTCTGTACCTCCTTTCCTCAGCAGTTAAGATAATGGGGaatcacaaaaaataatttgcatttgaaCCTTTTCATGTGTCATGGTttgaccccagctggcaactaagtacaaaacagctgcttgctcactctgCTCacccacagtgggatggggaggagaatcagaaagaaaaggtaaaacccatgggttgagataagaacggTTTAATAATTCAagtaaaacaatttaataataataaataatgaaagaaaggcaacaaaaagagagaaagaaaacccaaggcagacaagtgatgcacaatacaattgctcaccgCCTGCTGACcggtgcccagccagtccctgagcagcgattggcagcccctggccaactcccccagtttatatattgaggatgacattctatggtatggaatatccctttggctagttcaggtcagttctgaaaagtccctgacttaGGGTAAACTGCTTAGAAGCtattaaaacatcagtgtgttactgACAgtattctcatactaaattcaaaacagagCATTGTcccagctactgagaagaagtctatcccagctgaaaccaggacacatgtTGGAGTAATCAAATATTTAAGCAAGTCATACAAGAGTTAGTTGAAAATTTTTCTTACTACTTTTTACTGACTTGAAGCATTTATTGGTTATGTTCTGTCTTCATACAACTACAAAATATCactctgaaaataatatttttagtaaGTTAAAGCGCTCTGTAGCATGCggtatttttttttgagaattgaAGATGCAAGTTGCTTGTGATTTGAGTTGACTTTGCCAAAATCTGTGCTTCTCTGAGGCCCTTTTGATTCCTTCTGAGAATCTGACCTTATGAGGAAAGTGATGTTTAGACATTCCTTGTGATCCTCAGGTTACTGAATTCTCTTGTTTGATACTTACGTGCAGACTTGGATAACGCATTGAGCTGCCTTCAGCGTGAAGATCCAAGTTTAAAAGTGAAGATAGATCCTGACACAGGACAAGTAAGATGAATCTTCCACTGCTCACCTTATAAccaagctttattttaaaactgtcaaGACCACCTTTCAGTTAGTTCATTTGTATACTGAGCTTTTCTTACATTAAAAGGACTCTAAATGTTTGTGTCATATACGTACAAAGTTCTGTGTATCAAACTAAAATAGAGTCTTGTGCACTTGTGCTTTACAAGTAGAGGCAATCATCCTGTGCTCTGCATGTTTTTGAcagttctgtatttaaaaaagttTGAATCAGTCTTAAAGATAATGtaagatgacatttttttatAGTGGTCTCTGTACTGGTAATTACCCTCTCATTTCTGTGGTGTTTATGTCAGGTGACCTAAAGCAGTCTAGGCTCcttaaaatttgaaatatttctaagaGACTATTAAGAGCATGAAAGTCCTtgtttaaacagtttgtgttAAAACCTgagttttgcatgtttttccttttctctcttaacTCTCTTCTTACTAGACTATTCTTTGTGGCATGGGAGAACTACACATAGAGATCATTCATGACCGAATCAAACGTGAATATGGAATTGAGACTTATTTGGGACCTCTTCAGATAGCATACAGAGAAACCATCCTAAATGCTGCCCAAGCTACAGGTAAAATGGGTGAATGGAAGAAACAtcttgtttctggttttgtagcTTGATTTACTTTAAAGGATCTTATGAGGAACTTTTCAGATGAATTTTACGAGTAAGTTTTTTTCACAGATggttgttttgccttttttttccctctgcagatACATTGGACAAAACAGTAGGAGATAAACGACAC
The window above is part of the Falco cherrug isolate bFalChe1 chromosome Z, bFalChe1.pri, whole genome shotgun sequence genome. Proteins encoded here:
- the GFM2 gene encoding ribosome-releasing factor 2, mitochondrial, which produces MLRFVRKFSVNAFKSSSLCNERVCFSKTKMRLVSVTWQDCSLRKYSSPPGDIKSLHSVINPHISRIRNIGIMAHIDAGKTTTTERMLYYSGYIRTLGDVDDGDTVTDFMVQERERGITIQSAAVTFDWKDYRINLIDTPGHVDFTVEVERCLRVLDGAVAVFDASAGVEAQTLTVWRQADKHQIPRICFLNKMDKTRASFTYAVESIEQKLKTKPLLLQLPIGEAKTFRGLVDVVTKEQIVWKSTSDLDDGKNFERKLLLKADDPNLFQEVHDARNTLIEQVADLDDEFAELVLGEYSENLDLIPADKLQSAIRRVTLAQKAVPVLCGSALKNKGVQPLLDAVTMYLPAPNERSYDFLQWYKDDLCALAFKVLHDKCRGPLVFIRIYSGSLKPQSAVYNINKNCTERMSRLLLPFADQQVEIPSLMPGNIALAVGLKQSATGDTIVSSKASAAAAARQAGRDAGGEKRSSSDIESLLLAGVEIPDPVFFCTIEPPSVAKQQDLDNALSCLQREDPSLKVKIDPDTGQTILCGMGELHIEIIHDRIKREYGIETYLGPLQIAYRETILNAAQATDTLDKTVGDKRHFVTAELEVRPRLGEKAMTKPVIKYAASVIEVLPKELQGAIENGVMNSCIQGPLLGFPVQDIDVTVQSLTVHPDTSHTMLSACVSRCMQKALKKAGIQVLEPLMNLEITVSEDHLSVALADLAQRRGSIQEIQSRQDNRVVVAAVPLAEMMGYSTVLRSLTSGSATFTLELASYQALNSQEQSALLQRRMGLV